A part of Polynucleobacter sp. MG-Unter2-18 genomic DNA contains:
- a CDS encoding glutathione peroxidase yields the protein MNVLPNIELERLNGNKEQITDYADKVLLVINVASQCGFTSQYKELQDLYVKYHSQGLEILAFPCNQFGGQEPGTPQQIEAFCSTRFGVTFPVFQKTDVNGSNTHPLFEYLKTAAPGLLGTEAIKWNFTKFLVNRNGLPVKRFASASSPASISTDIEKLL from the coding sequence TTGAACGTGCTACCAAATATAGAGTTAGAGCGCCTAAACGGCAATAAAGAACAAATCACTGACTATGCAGACAAAGTTCTGTTGGTAATTAATGTAGCTAGCCAGTGCGGCTTTACATCCCAGTACAAAGAGCTGCAAGATCTCTATGTTAAATATCATAGCCAAGGCTTAGAAATTCTTGCTTTTCCCTGCAACCAATTCGGCGGCCAAGAGCCCGGTACACCTCAACAGATCGAAGCATTTTGCAGTACTCGGTTTGGGGTCACCTTTCCTGTTTTTCAAAAAACAGATGTCAATGGCTCCAATACCCACCCCCTCTTTGAATATCTCAAAACAGCTGCTCCCGGCTTGCTTGGGACCGAAGCCATCAAGTGGAATTTCACAAAATTTCTAGTAAACCGTAATGGGCTTCCAGTAAAACGATTTGCATCAGCGAGCTCACCTGCGAGCATCAGTACTGATATTGAAAAACTACTTTAA
- the folE gene encoding GTP cyclohydrolase I, translating into MNDGIPLSEVIRKRIKAKKARFHANDNISAFIQAGELDALVEEVSEKIQAVLESLVIDTQSDHNTKNTSRRVAKMFINEVFNGRYVEQPSLTKFPNVSQLNELMIIGPITVRSACSHHLCPIMGRVWIGILPDKNSALIGLSKYSRLTEWVMCRPQIQEEAVVELADMIEKKVKPTGVAIVMDADHFCMQWRGVKDPDSKMINSVMRGSFLKDPNLRREFLSLIARN; encoded by the coding sequence ATGAACGATGGCATTCCACTCTCAGAAGTAATACGCAAACGCATCAAAGCTAAAAAGGCGCGATTTCATGCAAACGATAATATTTCGGCCTTTATTCAGGCTGGTGAACTCGATGCCTTAGTTGAGGAGGTCTCTGAGAAAATACAGGCTGTTTTAGAAAGCCTTGTAATCGATACGCAAAGTGATCACAACACCAAAAATACGAGTAGGCGTGTTGCCAAAATGTTCATTAATGAAGTGTTTAATGGACGCTACGTAGAACAACCATCGTTGACAAAATTTCCTAATGTCAGCCAACTGAATGAGTTGATGATTATTGGCCCCATTACCGTTAGAAGTGCTTGCTCCCATCATCTATGTCCGATTATGGGTAGAGTGTGGATTGGGATACTGCCGGACAAAAACTCTGCCCTGATTGGACTCTCGAAATACTCTCGCCTAACTGAGTGGGTAATGTGCCGCCCACAAATTCAGGAGGAGGCGGTTGTAGAGCTCGCCGATATGATTGAGAAGAAGGTCAAGCCTACTGGCGTTGCGATCGTAATGGATGCTGATCATTTCTGTATGCAGTGGCGAGGCGTCAAGGATCCTGACTCCAAAATGATTAATAGTGTGATGCGAGGATCTTTTTTGAAAGATCCCAATTTGCGTCGCGAGTTCTTGTCACTAATTGCACGTAATTAA
- a CDS encoding ABC transporter ATP-binding protein: MNSARTLLSIQALEIDYPSRDGQGRVTAVKNLNLDLAQGEIGCLLGSSGCGKSTVLRAICGFEPVKAGKILLRDHVVSSTSSHLPPNQRKVGMVFQDFALFPHLNVLENIAFGLQHLSSNERSAVAMEWLKRVSLSDKADAYPHELSGGQQQRVALARAMAPEPDLILLDEPFSSLDIELRERLAGEMREILKSNNITALLVTHDQFEAFAIADKVGVMTDGKVLQWDIPYELYHKPANRYIADFIGRGVFLKGVVQANNKVRIELGELDLEEDRSAEVGKEIDVLLRADDIQHDDHSTLLAEVVRKTFRGADFLYTLKLASGVEIFAFVPSHHDHAIGERIGIHLVADHVVTFS; encoded by the coding sequence ATGAACTCTGCTCGCACCCTGCTTTCGATTCAAGCACTGGAAATCGACTACCCTAGTCGTGATGGTCAGGGTCGTGTTACTGCGGTTAAAAACCTGAATCTCGATCTAGCTCAAGGTGAGATTGGCTGCCTATTGGGCTCATCTGGTTGCGGTAAATCTACCGTCTTGAGAGCAATTTGTGGGTTTGAACCCGTTAAAGCAGGAAAAATCCTCTTGCGTGATCATGTGGTGAGCTCAACATCCTCTCACCTCCCACCGAACCAAAGAAAAGTCGGCATGGTCTTTCAGGACTTCGCCCTCTTCCCCCATCTCAATGTTTTAGAAAATATTGCGTTTGGCTTGCAACACCTATCAAGCAATGAAAGGTCTGCAGTGGCAATGGAGTGGCTTAAGCGGGTTTCACTATCTGATAAAGCCGATGCATACCCTCATGAGCTCAGTGGCGGACAACAGCAGCGTGTGGCACTAGCCAGGGCAATGGCACCAGAGCCGGATTTAATTTTGCTAGATGAGCCCTTCTCTAGTTTAGATATTGAACTTAGAGAGCGTCTTGCAGGCGAGATGCGCGAAATCCTCAAGTCAAATAACATTACCGCCTTGTTGGTCACGCATGATCAATTTGAAGCCTTTGCCATTGCCGATAAGGTCGGCGTGATGACAGATGGCAAAGTACTTCAATGGGATATCCCCTACGAGCTGTATCACAAGCCAGCCAATCGGTATATTGCGGACTTTATTGGTCGTGGAGTATTTCTGAAAGGTGTCGTCCAAGCTAACAACAAAGTCAGAATTGAGTTAGGTGAACTCGACCTGGAAGAAGACCGTAGCGCGGAAGTTGGAAAAGAAATCGACGTACTATTGCGCGCCGATGATATTCAGCATGATGACCACAGCACCCTGCTCGCAGAGGTTGTACGCAAGACCTTTAGGGGGGCTGACTTCTTGTACACCCTCAAGCTAGCTTCGGGTGTTGAAATTTTTGCTTTCGTACCCAGCCACCATGATCATGCAATTGGTGAAAGAATTGGTATCCACCTAGTAGCTGATCACGTAGTCACATTTAGCTAA
- a CDS encoding dihydroneopterin aldolase has product MASTACIELKDLRLNTQIGTYAPGATIPDQHLLNLTLWISTKLILISEDLMDQVFDYDPLVLEIDRLAADGHYETQERLATRIVEACARYPEIESLEISLRKTPVRESSGVLGIKLYLDVSSLTSLRTTLA; this is encoded by the coding sequence ATGGCATCAACGGCCTGCATAGAATTAAAAGATCTCCGACTAAACACCCAAATTGGCACTTATGCCCCCGGTGCCACCATCCCTGATCAGCATCTACTAAATTTGACTTTATGGATCAGCACTAAACTGATTTTGATTTCAGAAGATCTTATGGATCAGGTATTCGACTACGATCCCCTCGTCCTTGAAATCGATCGCTTGGCTGCCGATGGGCATTATGAGACTCAAGAAAGATTAGCTACTAGGATAGTTGAGGCATGTGCTCGTTATCCGGAAATTGAGTCTCTAGAAATTAGTCTCAGAAAAACACCCGTTCGAGAGAGTTCGGGCGTATTGGGAATCAAGCTATACCTTGATGTAAGCAGTTTGACTAGCTTGAGAACAACATTAGCTTAG